The Drosophila yakuba strain Tai18E2 chromosome X, Prin_Dyak_Tai18E2_2.1, whole genome shotgun sequence DNA segment TacaactaaatatatattactacattaattaaaaatgaaccgtatttaaatataataaaactaatttgAGAGTTTAAGCCGCTgaagaaattttgaaaatgtctGTGGACCCGATAGCAGTTGGGTATTACCAAAAAACCCCCGAAAACTACAGAActgtttgaaaaaatttcaatgtATAATGACAATTTATAGACGTTTTTCAATCGGCTAGCCCAAAAACCAGTCGGATCGTCTACGCCCATCTAATGCAAGGGGAGGGGGCGAGGTAGAGGGTGGGGCAGTAGTGTTGGGTTTGAAACGCGCTAAGGTGCTAAGTGCCGTGTATATAAACAATCGCCAAGCGATGATCTCCATTTAGTTGTCTAGTCGAGGGAAACCAAATCTGACGAGAATGCGCGCTTCCACACTGTTTTTCGGCCTCCTACTGGTAgccagctgctcctcgatTCTGGCCAGGCCACAGGAGAGCACTACTCCGAGCACCACCACCTCAACCAGCACCACCACGACTCCGAAGCCGGAGGAGTCGTCTACAACCACTACGACATCGACTACGACGAccacgacaacgacaacgacaacggaAAAGCCAAAATCAGAGTCCACAACTGCCAGTACTACCACCACAAGTACCACCCCCAGCACCACCCCAAGCACCACTTCAAGCACCACCCCAAGCACCACCCCAAGCACCACCCCAAGCACCACCCCCAGCACCACTACAACCACTACCACGACCACCACCCCGAAAcccgatgatgatgaggctGCCAAGCTGCTGGAACAATGTGCCGAGCTGAGCCGCCGGAAGAAGCGAGGTGGATCTTCCTCGTCCGAAGAGGACGACAGTGGCGAGAAGAAGTCGGCGAAGAAAGAGCGCAAGCAGTTAAAGAAGCTGTGCAAGCAGTTGAAGAAGCAAGAGGAGCGCAAGCAGGAGAAGGCCCAGAAATCGGCGTTATCCGAACTGGCTGAAGCCCTGAAAAACTACAACCAAAAACAGAAGAACTAATGTGGTGccagtaaatattttttttagcattttttttctttgtttttagtgTTTATCAAAAAGTATGCCAATAAAATGGATCTTTTAAAATAAGCACAAGTATTTACTTACTTGTCTACCATCAAAACTTCTATAATATAATTTTCGTTATCAAAGGTGATATTGGCCGAAACTTCTGAAGTATTATCTAGTTTCAATATCTTATGTTTTGTAGTAGCCTAATAAACCCATATGTTGTATAAAACATGGAAAAATATGCGCTgatatttaagtatttatttttgaggTAGATTTTTGAATATGGCTTCGAACATGGGATGAGCAAGTTAAACCTGCAGCTTTCTAAATAAAATCGAATAAATCTAATCAAATTTGTTAagattttccctttttatcGTATCGATGCAGCAAAAAAAGCACCAAAACAAGCAGAAATAGTAGAAAGtacaaacaaatttgatttgtaaTCGATTTCAGCTTTATTTGCTTGTAAATTAACACTGCATACGTCAAAATAAATCGTTCAAAACgggaaaagttttttattcatattttgcGGAAGGAGAAAGTCTATGTTCGTTAGCATCAATGTTTATGCTTTTTACGCTTATTCGTTTTCCTGATAAAGCCAATTTATTTCTTATGCCCACGCTTAGCTTTTTACCTTGGCAAACAAGTATATTAAGATTAGgtaatttttcaaaaacacATCCGCCAAACTCAAGCAGTATCAAAATAAAACCAGACTCGTTTTTGAGACCCACAAGTCTAACGCTCTTACAGCGATTTTTACAAGGGCAGTTCGTACGGAGGAAATCatataaacacaaaacacaactTTCCATCCAAAcaaattatgtttatattcAATTCGACTAGCATAGAAATTCCAATAAACACGTTTCagtagtttttattttttgcttttctgcaTTGTTGAACCCTTTTTTGCTGTTGGCCAGTTTTGGCTTGAGGTCAATTTGAAAATGCGAGCTGCCGACCAAgaaagcaatttgcataatcAACATATGAGAAAACCTAGCGCAAAGAGACGAGAATTTTTGGACAGCGGCGAAAATCGTAGAAGAAATATGAATGCTAATTAGTTTGAGCCATTGAACTCTGCTCGATGGAAAGGGGAATGTGTCGGAGAGTGTAGGAATTACCAATAGATCACTGAAAGAAACTATAGTATTATAGCTTAACTTTGTCTTTACTGAATACATAGTCAGCGAATCAAAGCTccaatgaatatttaatgacACATGCACAAGCATAATTCAGTGATTAACGTAGCCCcattaaaatttatagaatagagttcgttttcttttctgaAAAATTTGTGCATTATTTGGTGATTTTTTGGGCAGTGTTTGCCCTGGCAAAATGGGTCGCTCCTACCCATTCTCCGCCTGACACGCTTTGAACTCGCAGacttaattatgcaaaaatccCAAGCGAAAGAAGCCGAGATATGATTTTGGTCGAAATGCCGTTAGCCAGAGAGTTAATATAACCCGGGATCGCAGCTTGGAAAGCGATTCAGTCGATCGAGAAGCGAACAAGAGCTAAGATAATGATGTGCGGCAAGGGATTCGGGATGATCCTGGTCCTGATTTGGGCCACGGCCCTTTCCAGCGACCTCGCGCTGGTGAGCGGTAAATTTTTTTGCTCTGGTTTGCTTGTAACTTGATGGTATATGAATGTGTctccccatttttttttgttttcgtgaTGCCAAAGGTCAAACGGTGGCGCCGCTGAAGAGCTCCACCAGTGCTCCACCCAAAGTGGAGGTCAAGCCCACGAAGCCCATGATAGTGAATGCTCCGCCAAAGAAAGTGCAGCTCCCGGAAGCTCCCAAAAGCAATGCCAGCAAGCCGCTGCAGGTCACCGGTTTCATCACCAAGTCTGGCAACATCTACGAGATCGAGGACAAAAGGGGCTCCATTGGCTCCATCGAGGGTCGGCAGGCGGATCAGGAGCAGATTGTTTGCAACTATGGCAACGTGGTGATCTACAGCGATGTGCCCTGTGATCAGGTCAAGAATGTGCGCGTGGGCGAGGTCAAGCCCCTGAAGGAGGATCCCATTGAGGTCAGCACCGAGAAAAACCATGCCGATGGCGAACAA contains these protein-coding regions:
- the LOC6524351 gene encoding cell wall protein DAN4; amino-acid sequence: MRASTLFFGLLLVASCSSILARPQESTTPSTTTSTSTTTTPKPEESSTTTTTSTTTTTTTTTTTEKPKSESTTASTTTTSTTPSTTPSTTSSTTPSTTPSTTPSTTPSTTTTTTTTTTPKPDDDEAAKLLEQCAELSRRKKRGGSSSSEEDDSGEKKSAKKERKQLKKLCKQLKKQEERKQEKAQKSALSELAEALKNYNQKQKN
- the LOC6524352 gene encoding probable basic-leucine zipper transcription factor N encodes the protein MMCGKGFGMILVLIWATALSSDLALVSGQTVAPLKSSTSAPPKVEVKPTKPMIVNAPPKKVQLPEAPKSNASKPLQVTGFITKSGNIYEIEDKRGSIGSIEGRQADQEQIVCNYGNVVIYSDVPCDQVKNVRVGEVKPLKEDPIEVSTEKNHADGEQQSQELQQEQQQQDATDSQDQEQEQDQSVQPNHPRGQQNNRRRRRRPQQQKQQQQRLQQQRRRRQQQQKLQQRRRNGSGNNSVRRRRNRINNNNINRQQQRRRRPGNNNNRRRLNNNNGNNNQRQQQHRRQQQQQQRRRRPNRNIKRLQ